Part of the Flavobacteriales bacterium genome is shown below.
AAGGTCAACTTCAACAGCGATCCATTTACCCTGAAAACGGGAATTCCTATACACTTTATAAGAAAAACTACAAAGATGAAATAGAGATTCGCTCTGAAATTGATTCCGCTGCAGGCATTATTCGTATTTGTCACTTAAACCCCAAAGGTGAAACAACCCATGCCTATACCTACACCATGCGATTTCATCTTATGTTTTCAGAAGAAAATTATCCGGAAGGAATGCTGCATTTTAAACGGTGCTACAATGAGCAGGGAAAACAAAGTAAAACGGAGGAATTCGACCGTGAAGGCTTTGTGCTACACAGCTATGTCCATTAAAAGCCTTATTTTGGTCTGATATTTGTCTTTAGGACCAAAACCTTAACCATGAAATTCTTTTTTTCTATTCTGTTCAGCGTGTTTTTGTACAGCGCTCACGCTTCTGAATTTTTTCTTCAGGCTGAAAAAGCAGGCTATTATTCGGTAAGTATTTCCGATCAAACCTTAATTGCATCGAGCGGATTTTTTCGCTTTTTTGATCTGGCCTCCGGTAATCACAACATCACCGTTACCGAATTGTATTCGGGCTCGGTAGTCTACACGGGAACAATTCAATTAGCCGTGAACACCCGTAAAGTCGCCCGCCTGGATAGCCAATATAAATTCTTCGAAATTGCCAACGTGCCCGCCACCTGGAGCAATTGGTACACGCCTGCCGGAACCAATAACGAAGTGGTAAAAACCGAACCGAAGAGCAATCCACCGATCGATTTCGAAGCGGCCATTAAAGAGATCGACCGCGAAGCATTTGATGACCGTAAATTGGAAAAGGCTAAATCCATTACCTCTAAAACGACCTTAACCACAGGCCAGATTTCGAGGATTTGTAAACTGTTTGATTTTGATGATAACCGACTGAAATATGCAAAATATGCTTACGATTTTTGTTCCGATAAGGTCAATTATTTTAAGGTGAGTTCTACCATGACGTTCTCTTCCAATGGCTCGGAATTGGATAAATACATTCAAAGCCGAAAATAATTTAAACAATCATTCTTTTTCAAAGGCAAAGTCTGTCTTTTGGGCTTGATTTTGTCTTATTTTCGCACCATAAATTGAACATTATGAAATTGACACGCATTCTTATTCTGACTTTCTTCATGGGAGCAGTAGTTCCATCAGCTTTTGCTCAGAAGAAAGACAAAAAAAGCAAAACCGATAAAAACGAACATACACACATGTCACACGAAATTAAAACGGAACTCGATTCGGCTTCTTACAGTCTGGGAGTTCTGATTGCAAAAAATCTGCAACAGCAGGGAATGGATGAAATGAATATTGAATTATTCAAACAAGCCATGGAAGATGTTTACGGAAAAAAAGATCTTAAAATTCCAGATCCT
Proteins encoded:
- a CDS encoding DUF4476 domain-containing protein: MKFFFSILFSVFLYSAHASEFFLQAEKAGYYSVSISDQTLIASSGFFRFFDLASGNHNITVTELYSGSVVYTGTIQLAVNTRKVARLDSQYKFFEIANVPATWSNWYTPAGTNNEVVKTEPKSNPPIDFEAAIKEIDREAFDDRKLEKAKSITSKTTLTTGQISRICKLFDFDDNRLKYAKYAYDFCSDKVNYFKVSSTMTFSSNGSELDKYIQSRK